Proteins co-encoded in one Gossypium arboreum isolate Shixiya-1 chromosome 11, ASM2569848v2, whole genome shotgun sequence genomic window:
- the LOC128283846 gene encoding uncharacterized protein LOC128283846, whose product MQERIADKCSNQRFKVSFIHARLSSIVIFMDFGVMLVLEKSLQAIAIDAIVCAICEKLCSSSSSTYGCTECKFFLHKSCMTSIPRQLINHLIHPCTLLFLTNPNSFRCDKCGEDVFSRIQFSYRPCYFDLHAKCALLPTVDSEDAKEIQHFSHPHPLALIENHKDFNNEPRCVACVETCLAPTPTFRCSRRSCNHFFLHKSCALKLPYLPTSIQSPCHDYPAGHQLTITSLPYNDEIRTCSACRRGFDSSFIAYSCREDDCGFNLHLDCSKLEPSFVLDGHDHFLTLIEKVAAMTCHFCGANCCNFILRCLECNINIHIQCLPSAPKTISHKSHLHPLLLTKSPLEYGLNSKEEAYNSEDEFYCDVLPILRKKYIWSSEEEFSNEEEFLSEEEQDEEEISKEDVSEEAKSFLEIPKLHVEKILLNCIRLNERQHILEVEMKERKAEMKERKAKKNELKAEFEKANHLLETLTEGYPDLLSSLVRDNLHWRDLIIRSKVRHFSFKIFH is encoded by the exons ATGCAAGAGCGGATTGCTGACAAAT GCTCAAACCAGAGGTTCAAAGTTTCTTTCATCCATGCCCGCTTGAGCTCTATTGTAATTTTTATGGATTTCGGTGTAATGCTTGTTTTGGAGAAATCTCTTCAAGCCATCGCTATCGATGCAA TTGTCTGTGCCATTTGTGAAAAGCTctgctcttcttcttcttctacctACGGTTGCACGGAATGCAAGTTTTTCCTTCATAAATCTTGCATGACAAGCATTCCTCGACAGTTGATCAATCATCTCATCCATCCCTGCACTCTCCTATTCCTCACAAATCCTAACTCTTTCCGCTGTGATAAATGCGGTGAAGATGTTTTCTCCAGAATACAGTTCAGCTACCGTCCATGTTATTTCGATCTGCATGCCAAATGTGCCCTACTTCCCACTGTAGACTCTGAAGATGCCAAGGAGATCCAACATTTCAGCCACCCACATCCACTAGCACTCATCGAAAACCATAAAGATTTCAACAACGAACCTCGATGTGTGGCATGTGTGGAAACTTGCTTAGCTCCCACACCAACTTTCAGGTGTAGCCGCAGATCATGCAACCACTTCTTTTTACACAAATCATGCGCTCTTAAATTACCTTATCTCCCTACAAGTATTCAATCTCCTTGTCATGACTATCCCGCCGGTCACCAACTCACCATCACATCCCTTCCATACAATGATGAAATCCGTACTTGTAGTGCATGTCGTCGGGGCTTTGATTCATCTTTCATAGCATATAGCTGTCGGGAAGATGATTGTGGGTTTAACCTTCACTTGGATTGTAGTAAGCTCGAACCCTCTTTTGTTCTCGATGGCCATGACCATTTTCTCACTCTCATTGAGAAAGTAGCCGCTATGACTTGCCATTTTTGTGGTGCAAATTGCTGTAACTTCATTCTTCGATGTTTGGAATGTAACATAAACATCCATATCCAGTGTCTTCCATCAGCACCCAAAACAAtaagccacaaatctcatctcCATCCTTTACTACTTACAAAGTCTCCTTTGGAATATGGGTTGAACTCAAAAGAAGAAGCTTATAATTCTGAGGATGAATTTTATTGCGAT GTGTTGCCAATTCTCCGTAAGAAGTACATTTGGTCAAGTGAAGAAGAATTTTCAAATGAAGAAGAATTTTTAAGTGAAGAAGAACAAGATGAAGAAGAAATTTCAAAGGAGGATGTGAGTGAAGAAGCTAAGTCCTTTCTGGAAATCCCAAAGTTGCATGTGGAAAAGATCTTACTAAACTGCATCAGATTAAATGAAAGACAACATATATTAGAAGTGGAAATGAAGGAACGAAAAGCTGAAATGAAGGAACGAAAAGCAAAAAAGAACGAACTAAAAGCAGAATTTGAGAAGGCAAACCATCTATTAGAGACACTAACTGAAGGTTACCCAGATTTGTTAAGTTCACTAGTGCGAGATAACCTTCATTGGAGAGATCTGATCATCCGTTCCAAGGTGCGACATTTCTCTTTTAAGATTTTCCATTAA
- the LOC108452777 gene encoding receptor protein kinase-like protein ZAR1 yields MNPLLFLLILLVCNHNPHLSALNDEALALLSFKQSLDNDTGSYLINWNSSDPNPCSWHGVSCRNQKVHALIVPNIGLSGYLSPALSNLSSIRHVNLENNSFRGTLPTELFGATRLKSLVVSGNSLYGPLPSQVGNVKNLQTFDVSRNLFNGSVPSSIVQCKKLTTLVLSQNYFNGSLPEGFGNSLVSLQNLNLSYNRFDGSIPGDIGNLSNLHGTLDLSHNFFTGEIPASLGSLPEQVYIDLSYNNLTGPIPQNGALGNAGPTAFIGNSLCGLPLKIPCHSSNKPFPIKPIQRSIKRGEGGRVIKTIAGVMVGLCFIGFMFSYWYKQAYVCNGVRKVTGYRFEEKLMIGRDIFCFARRDNDTLSENMEQCNFVPLDTEVDFDLEQLLKASAFLLGKSSSGILYKVVLDNGLAVVVRRLGDGGGQRLKEFQTEVEAIGKIRHPNIVNLRAYCCSDDEKLLIYDYITKGDLAAAIHGKSGIVNFKPLLWPVRVKIMKGIAKGLAFLHEFSPKRYVHGNLKPSNILLGEDMEPRISDFGLSRLANITEESPEFQVEQQMAIWTPQQSSPFELTPMNSSSNGSYYRAPEALNDTKPSQKWDVYSFGVISLEMISGKLPSIQVGSSEMDLVQWIQLGIDERKPLSFIIDPSLAHSWVEEDNITAILKLALACIHKSPDRRPSMRFVSYSLEKLTS; encoded by the exons ATGAATCCATTGTTGTTTTTGTTGATTCTCCTTGTATGCAATCACAACCCTCACTTATCTGCTCTAAATGATGAAGCTCTTGCTCTTTTATCCTTCAAACAATCCCTCGACAATGACACCGGAAGCTATCTCATCAACTGGAACTCATCAGATCCGAATCCATGTTCTTGGCATGGAGTTTCATGTAGAAATCAGAAAGTTCATGCTCTTATCGTTCCCAACATCGGACTATCTGGTTACCTGTCTCCTGCACTCTCAAACCTCTCCTCGATTCGTCATGTTAACCTCGAGAACAACTCATTTCGCGGAACGTTACCTACCGAGCTCTTTGGTGCAACTAGGCTGAAGAGCTTGGTAGTTTCAGGTAATTCCTTATACGGACCGCTTCCGTCCCAAGTCGGGAACGTTAAGAACCTACAGACCTTTGATGTTTCACGGAATTTATTCAATGGCTCGGTACCTTCGTCTATAGTTCAATGCAAGAAATTAACTACACTTGTTCTCAGTCAAAACTATTTCAACGGCTCACTCCCCGAGGGATTTGGAAACAGTTTGGTTAGCCTTCAGAACCTCAATCTTTCTTACAACAGATTTGACGGTTCAATCCCTGGTGACATCGGAAACTTATCGAATTTGCACGGTACTCTCGATCTGTCTCACAATTTCTTCACTGGTGAGATTCCAGCTAGCCTAGGAAGCCTCCCTGAGCAAGTATATATCGATCTCAGTTACAATAATCTTACCGGTCCGATACCGCAGAATGGTGCTTTAGGAAATGCAGGGCCAACAGCTTTCATAGGCAACTCGCTTTGTGGATTACCATTGAAAATTCCGTGTCATTCATCCAATAAGCCATTTCCTATTAAGCCAATTCAGAGATCAATAAAGCGTGGGGAAGGCGGTAGGGTGATTAAAACCATTGCAGGTGTGATGGTAGGACTCTGCTTCATTGGATTCATGTTCTCTTATTGGTACAAGCAGGCCTATGTCTGCAACGGAGTTCGGAAAGTCACTGGCTATCGTTTCGAAGAGAAACTGATGATTGGCAGGGACATATTCTGCTTTGCGAGAAGAGACAATGACACTCTATCAGAAAACATGGAGCAGTGCAACTTTGTTCCATTAGACACCGAGGTCGACTTTGATCTTGAACAACTTCTTAAAGCATCTGCTTTTCTCCTGGGGAAGAGTTCAAGTGGGATTCTATATAAAGTGGTGCTCGACAACGGACTAGCTGTGGTGGTGAGAAGACTTGGAGACGGAGGTGGACAAAGACTCAAGGAGTTTCAAACTGAAGTTGAAGCGATTGGGAAAATCAGGCATCCGAACATAGTTAACCTTCGAGCTTATTGTTGTTCGGATGATGAGAAGCTGCTCATATATGATTACATAACCAAAGGAGATCTTGCTGCTGCAATTCATG GGAAATCCGGAATTGTGAACTTTAAACCGCTTTTGTGGCCAGTTCGAGTAAAAATCATGAAAGGAATAGCCAAGGGATTAGCCTTCTTACACGAATTCAGTCCGAAAAGGTACGTCCATGGAAATCTGAAGCCGAGCAACATTCTTCTTGGAGAGGATATGGAGCCTCGTATTTCCGATTTCGGACTCAGTCGCCTCGCCAACATAACCGAGGAATCACCTGAATTTCAGGTGGAACAACAGATGGCAATTTGGACACCACAACAAAGCTCTCCATTCGAGTTAACACCGATGAATTCATCTTCGAACGGATCGTATTACCGAGCACCGGAAGCCTTGAATGACACGAAACCATCACAGAAATGGGATGTGTACTCATTTGGAGTGATATCACTGGAGATGATCTCTGGAAAGTTGCCAAGCATTCAAGTAGGTTCTTCGGAGATGGATTTGGTTCAATGGATTCAACTCGGGATCGATGAAAGGAAGCCACTGTCGTTCATCATTGATCCCTCCTTAGCTCATAGTTGGGTTGAGGAAGACAACATAACCGCCATACTCAAGCTTGCACTGGCCTGCATCCATAAGAGTCCAGATAGAAGACCTTCAATGAGGTTTGTGAGTTATAGTCTCGAGAAATTGACTTCATAA
- the LOC108450081 gene encoding uncharacterized protein LOC108450081, translating into MDPPPSSPPKLRLMCSYGGRIIPRPQTKSFYYSGGENRLITIPTADNTPLTLSSFATHLSTFLRLATPFVLKYQLPDHDLDSLISISTDDDLQIMLEEHKRLSSSSTALPSRIRLFLFPVGSGDKAELTHPKRESWFVDALRSARVGFGGESGEQAESILLETSSSFGSTSSSLSLSSLPPIKPSPDSIPSDECVGSAVSNVQTGTFQDQVGPISAIDNKLCSNPFQADKKMADPSSGIEMHKPIHASGFPVNLMHLPPQQTQVIHEDTRYVQPNMPGMQPVTSYYPVYYPVPQQQLQHHLHYQSNQRRPMYYFPVAPAQPYNVPVQHSMVHATGIGVGQPQAYPNASLVPTQMVFKEVAAVPQPAAELTSQQCQKIPAGHQLINVPHTETETRHAGAQVQHQPQSFGVAAGETANYANKLDDDPARVQIYKSQPPPPMLPSQYQTMTKATTLLLSEALAKLHTENAEQQITTSEP; encoded by the exons ATGGATCCACCACCCTCCTCGCCCCCTAAGCTACGGCTAATGTGTAGCTACGGCGGCCGTATCATCCCACGTCCACAAACCAAATCGTTCTACTATTCTGGCGGTGAAAACCGCTTGATCACCATCCCCACCGCCGACAACACCCCCCTTACTCTTTCTTCCTTCGCCACCCACCTCTCCACCTTCCTCCGCCTCGCCACCCCATTTGTTCTCAAATACCAACTTCCAGATCACGACCTTGACTCGCTCATTTCCATCTCAACCGATGATGATCTCCAAATCATGTTGGAAGAGCACAAGAGACTCTCCTCTAGTTCTACTGCCTTACCTTCACGAATCAGACTTTTCCTTTTTCCCGTTGGTAGTGGCGATAAAGCTGAGTTGACTCATCCAAAACGAGAGAGTTGGTTTGTTGATGCTTTGAGGAGTGCAAGAGTGGGGTTTGGAGGTGAAAGTGGTGAACAAGCTGAGTCTATTCTTTTGGAAACTTCTTCTTCCTTTGGTTCTACTTCTTCTTCGCTTTCTTTGTCGAGTTTGCCTCCAATTAAACCCTCACCAGATTCAATACCAAG CGATGAATGTGTTGGGAGTGCTGTTTCTAATGTGCAGACTGGAACTTTTCAAGACCAAGTTGGCCCCATTTCTGCAATAGACAATAAGCTTTGTTCTAACCCTTTTCAAGCAGACAAGAAAATGGCTGATCCTTCCTCTGGGATTGAGATGCATAAACCGATCCATGCATCCGGGTTTCCGGTAAATCTGATGCATTTACCCCCCCAGCAAACACAAGTAATTCATGAGGATACCCGTTACGTGCAGCCGAACATGCCTGGGATGCAGCCCGTTACATCATATTACCCAGTCTATTATCCGGTGCCACAGCAGCAGCTGCAGCACCATCTCCATTATCAGTCGAATCAGCGTCGTCCAATGTATTATTTCCCTGTCGCACCGGCTCAGCCCTATAATGTACCTGTGCAACATAGTATGGTTCATGCAACGGGTATTGGTGTTGGTCAGCCCCAAGCTTATCCAAATGCTTCATTGGTTCCAACACAAATGGTTTTCAAGGAGGTTGCAGCAGTACCTCAACCTGCAGCTGAGTTAACCTCACAACAATGCCAAAAGATTCCCGCAGGACACCAACTTATTAATGTACCGCATACTGAAACCGAAACCAGGCATGCAGGTGCTCAAGTTCAACACCAACCTCAATCATTTGGTGTTGCTGCTGGTGAAACTGCAAATTACGCTAACAAACTTGATGATGACCCTGCTCGAGTCCAAATATACAAATCTCAACCACCCCCACCCATGTTGCCTTCACAGTATCAAACCATGACCAAAGCCACGACATTGCTTTTGTCCGAAGCTCTGGCAAAGTTGCATACAGAAAACGCTGAACAACAGATTACAACATCAGAACCATAA